One stretch of Malus domestica chromosome 14, GDT2T_hap1 DNA includes these proteins:
- the LOC103415163 gene encoding heavy metal-associated isoprenylated plant protein 7-like translates to MGEEEKKPEEKKMEEKKPEAEEKKAGEKKPEAAEQKKEKAEDGKDGKAEAKEGDAATAPPPPPPPQEIVLKVYMHCEGCARKVKRCLKGFQGVEDVSTDCKTHKVVVKGEKAEPIKVLERVQRKSNRQVELLSPIPKPPAEEKEKPKPEEKKEEPQVITVVLKVHMHCDACAQEIKKRILRIKGVESAEADLKSSEVTVKGVFDPPKLVDYVHKRTGKHAAIVKQEPEKKEKEKAKDEKKGGEVGDKDKKGKDGGGDEAKAEENKENKGDNNEAAAAAAGGAPEGAAAEETKVVELMKKNENYSYPPRYAMEQYAYPPQIMEQYANPPQIMEQHAYPPQIFSDENPNACSIM, encoded by the exons ATGGGGGAG GAGGAGAAGAAGCCagaggagaagaaaatggaggagAAGAAGCCAGAGGCGGAGGAGAAGAAGGCGGGGGAGAAAAAGCCTGAAGCCGCTGAGCAAAAGAAGGAGAAAGCCGAGGACGGAAAAGATGGGAAAGCAGAGGCCAAGGAGGGTGATGCCGCCACTGCTCCTCCGCCTCCGCCGCCACCCCAAGAAATTGTGCTCAAAGTTTATATGCATTGTGAAGGATGTGCTCGCAAGGTCAAGCGGTGCCTCAAAGGATTTCAAg gggTGGAAGATGTGAGCACAGATTGCAAGACTCACAAGGTGGTGGTGAAGGGAGAGAAGGCTGAACCAATTAAGGTTCTTGAAAGAGTTCAGAGGAAGAGCAACCGGCAGGTGGAGCTTCTCTCTCCAATCCCAAAACCGCCGGCGGAGGAGAAAGAGAAGCCCAAACcagaggaaaagaaagaagag CCCCAGGTAATCACAGTGGTGCTGAAAGTTCACATGCATTGCGACGCCTGTGCCCAAGAAATCAAGAAACGCATTCTCAGAATAAAAG GAGTGGAATCTGCTGAGGCGGATCTTAAGAGCTCAGAGGTGACAGTGAAGGGTGTCTTTGATCCGCCTAAGCTAGTTGATTATGTGCACAAAAGAACCGGGAAGCACGCGGCGATCGTCAAGCAAGAAccagagaagaaagagaaagaaaaagccAAAGATGAGAAGAAAGGTGGTGAAGTAGGTGACAAAGATAAGAAGGGCAAAGATGGTGGTGGCGATGAAGCGAAAGCAGAAGAGAACAAGGAAAATAAAGGTGACAACAATGAAGCTGCCGCCGCGGCCGCTGGTGGTGCACCGGAAGGAGCTGCCGCAGAAGAGACCAAGGTGGTGGAGCTGATGAAGAAGAATGAAAACTATTCTTACCCACCAAGGTATGCCATGGAACAGTATGCCTACCCACCTCAGATCATGGAACAGTATGCAAACCCACCTCAGATCATGGAACAGCATGCCTACCCACCTCAGATCTTCAGTGATGAGAACCCTAATGCCTGCTCTATCATGTAA